The nucleotide window gaaagatttcagctggacgactaaattgatcagccaatcttgttgctttaaatcattagtatttatatatatatattatttagtttgaatatttattaaataaaaattcatatgtgttatatttttatgatcatttgtaacttattataacaaaaaaaataatctattgatcacaaaattttcagagtggaaatcttcaaatttctaataatatatagacgttttgaaaaattcaaaatataacataaaagaaaaaatataaatatttttattatatatttaatgtgatttttgaatatctttcaataatataaaattaaaaaaaagaactaagataccaaaattgttatcaaatatttattattcataataattaattttcatatatacgttaatcatattaggtaattttgtagcttctaattaaggaaagtgcaaaaaaaatttttggtagattatttatcaattcgatagttagtttaataaaaaatataatgtaagttaagatagaccaatctatttttttctaagaatagtatattttatatagtcattcattaaatgagaatttataatcatacatttctatgatcattcatatcgttttataactgaatatttaaatcatcgataacaaaattttcaatgtgaaatctttaataagtttataatttataaatgttttgaaaattcattaaaagttttaatattaaaatatttatgtaatcttatggtatatagtttaatctataaatatatatatatatgttttattattaaatgatattttttactcatatggttttaaaatcatgtgtatcttcttataatattaaataaaagttcatattaatacaattttatgatcatttgtaacttattatgacaaaaaaataatctattgatcacaaaatttcagagtgggatcttcaaatttctaataatttatagacgttttgaaaaatttaaaatataacatataagaaaaaatgtaaatgtttttattatatatttaatgtgattgttaatatcttttaataatataaaatttaaaaatataactaagATACGCAAAagtgttatcaaatatttattattcatactaattaattttcacatatatgttaatcatattaggtaatttcgtagcttttatttaagaaaagtgcaaaacattttttggtacgttatttatcaattcgatagttagtttaataaaaagtgtaatataagttaagatggatcaacctatttttctaagaatagtatattttatatagttatttattaaataagaatttataatcatacggttctatgatcattcatatcgttttattacaaaatatttaaatcatcgataagaaaattttcaatctgaaatctttaataagtttataatttataaatgttcttgaaaattcattgaaagttttaatattaaaatatttatgttatcttatggtatatagtgtttaatctatatatatatttagtttattattaaatgatattttttactcatatggttttaatcatgtgtatcttcttataataaaaatgttaaaccattgatcattaatttttaacataataattttaatagttttagtcatttattgtcgtttttaaaaatttaaaatataacatatacgaaaaaatctaaattttacttttatagctaatttgattgtttaatttattttaataatataaaattaaacaaaaaatgatggaagagatataaattgttatcaaatctttatcattaaaatcattaattgtcatatatatattagtcatttatggtaattccgtaggttttatttaaggaaagaaaatagcatatcatatcattatatcatatagtttgaccaacttatgtatctaacaacatataaaaatcgaatgtggacctactttaTTTTCAATTGCATGTAATTGACtatctaattgagtgccacctatgcattgggcctcttttaattaatacaaaattgaggttacatcttttcaaatgttcctcaattaatatataagggataatacgtatttaggaaaaaaaatatctaattttcAACACGTAGTTTGTGGCATAAACAATGGGATGTAAATTAGCTAAAGTAAGAAAATAAGTAAGAACAAGTTCTAATATAAAATTGGAATTACATGTACGCGTAAACATCGTATATCTCCTTCGTGGCATTTCACCTTCCCATTAGTTCATTGACTTTTCTTATTAGGAGCAAAACCATTATGCGCGTTATaattttacaatatattttggtttttcatataattaaattataaaagacCATATTCACTTAATGACAATTCTTTTTGTTATTATGACAATTCGATCCTATAAAGTTCATGTGTTTATCTTCCGTTACAACACATAAATAACTTTTAACTTAATAAGTTTTTTACTTAAACCCATTGCTTTACAAAAACACATGTAACTTTTATACAGCAAAGCATGGTTTGTGAATAAAATCATCTTTGGTAAAGTCGCAATGAGAAATGGAACCCACATGAGGGAGGTGagattaagatattttttatttatatgaaattgTTTAGAGAGAGATAAGGAAAGAGACTTCCACATGAAGACAGGGTAAAATACAGCTAGCAGAAattgaggagagagagagagggagaggtgTTTCTCGAACCTAACTCTTTATAATAATCAGAGAGAAGCTATTGCTCTCCATTATTCACCCATTTCTCCTATCAATCACTCCTTTTTCCTTTCTAagcaatctctctctctctctctctctctctctctctctctctctcttcttatattccatctctctctctctctctcatacgATCTGCATAGCACACTGAACAGAGGTTTGAATTCCCTCTATCACTCCATTTCACACTCCCATTCTAGGTTTCGTGTTTGCTTTTCTTGGATGTGAAATGTAGTTTTAAGACTATGTAGTGTATAAAAATGAGGTTTTACAGAGTTAATGAGGTGTCGGTGGTGCAATTCTCTGTTTCTGATTTCCTTAGaactctgcttttttttttcattctttatACTCTGTTTTGGTAATtgagaaaattgaaaatttgattctttttttctttttgtgtgtgttaaAAGAAAAATTCTAGAAAGCTAGGTAATCAAGAATGCTTAATTAACGGTTACTTTTGACTTGTAGAGCCATTGGTGTATTGCAATTGAATTTGTACTTAGAACTTAGAAGAATGGTCCTTGTATAGCCATTATTTCTGTAACCcacttaaaaacaaaattaaaaaggtGGGCCAGAGCAtgttcattttcaaaatttgatttctgAAGATGGTTCCAAAATGTGGTTCAAAGTTTTAGAAACTGTTGAGAAACTTCTTCTGTTCAAACTCTTGTCATTTTCCTCTATATATCaatcatttcatttttatcaaCTTCTTTTTCTCTCCAGCTAAATTGCTAAACTGTAACACAAGAAGATGATTGGACAAAGCTTCTTCCCTGAGGATCTTGATTGTGGCAACTTCTTTGACAACATGGACGACATTCTTGACTTTCCCGGTGGTGATATCGACGTCGGTTTTGACATTGGTGAATCCGACTCTTTCCCTAACATCTGGACCACTCATCACGACACGTGGCACGCCGCTTCTGATCCTCTCTTCGCTTCCAACACCAACACAAACTCTGACTCTTCACCTGAGCTCTATGTTCCGGTCAGTTTCCACCCTAACCTGATAGTTATGTGATTCTGCACTCTTCTTTGTTTTGACGTTGACTTATATGTTTCTTTGTCGGAAAAACTACAGTTTGAAGATATTGTTAAGGTTGAAAGGCCACCGAGCTTGGTTGAGAAGAAGGAAGATTCGTTTTCAACGAACATGGATTCATCGTCTTCTCATAGCACATTCAGAAGTTCAAGTCCAGTGTCGGTGCTCGAAAGCAGCTCCTCATCGTCTCAGACGACCAACACCACCTCACTTGTCCTCCCTGGAAAGCAGGGTCGTCCACGCACTAAGCGCCCTCGTCCACATGTCCAGGAGAAGGATGGAGTCAAAGACATTGTTGATTCGTGCCTCATCGTTAGAATACCGAAGCAGTTTGTCTCCGACCACAGCAAGATGAtctctaagaagaagaagaaggctaaggttacttcttcctcttcttcctcggGGATTGATTTTGAAGTGAATGGAAACAACAATGTTGATTCGTATAGTTCAGAGCAAAATCCAGTTAGGAAATGTATGCACTGTGAGATCACCAAGACTCCACAATGGAGGCTTGGACCTATGGGTCCAAAGACGCTTTGCAACGCGTGTGGCGTGCGTTACAAGTCAGGAAGGCTTTTCCCGGAGTACCGTCCAGCTGCTAGTCCAACATTCACTCCAGCTCTTCACTCAAACTCCCACAAGAAGGTGGCTGAAATGAGAAGCAAGAGATGCAAGGATGGAAGCTACACGACCCAAGAGAATGATATGCAGGATTTGATTCCGAACACACTGGTGTAGACTTAAAACCGATAGAGAGATGATTCAATCTCCAAGTGTTGAAGTGATTAGAGTTGAGAGGAGTAGGAAAGAGTCAAGGAACAGAGCAGTTTTAGATTTAGAAGAGATGAAGGAAGATGAACAATCAATTAGAGGAGATCAAAAGTTAGAAGATAATTGATTGTGATTGTTTTTTGTATTTGTAGTGTGAATGGGCAAAGCAGAAGATTTTGAAGACATTAGAGAAAGTTAAGTgttgagttttatattaaatctCCCTCTCATTTTCTCCTTCAattctttgtatttttattgtgaGGATCCTTTTGGTAGTTGATTTATTTAGCTTaaggcttttttttttaatgttaaaatcatattttataagttGTTAATtatttgaggtttttttttactttttattttgataattgtGGGTGTCTCATGACCAAATCCCAAATAGTCTCCAAAGTGATTGATACGAACGAGTAGTTCCCTCCCGGGTATGTTTTATAAATGAAGCGTAAAACATAGCCCAATGCAGATGGTTTGTTTAGCTTACCCCTAAAGCTACACTTTATTATCCAAAGCTAAATACATTGATTTTTCTTGCCAACAAactaattacatttttttatgaGAAATTCTCTAAATTGactctttttaagtttttccATATAAACTTATGGTTTTAGATTTGAGGGATAGAGTTTCGGAGGtgggttttaaaatattttaaaataaataaatattaaaaatttcaaaataaattttttaagaaatagtttcaataataatttttggattttgaaataaagtttttgatttttttttgaaaaaattgaaaaagttCAAATTAGAAAATGTATTATtctagtgtttcaaaaaaaatgtattattcaaaaaataaaacttatttatttttattatttattcaaataattatGTATGTTTAAAAAACTATAAAGTAATGACAGATTTTAGTTAGATGTGAATTTGTAAcgattataaaaaatttcaaatttaattgtTATTGATTAATGGATTctaacatttttaataaaatcaggcggtattggtttgatgattgtttaatgactaagaccatctccaatgtattttactattgttttacctctaaaataaaatctctaaaataaaGATGTGTTtctctccaatgtatttctttatttttacctctaaaaataaatattcttataaggttctatataaattttacaataagTACCTTTTATTAATGAAAGTTGATATTTAACCCTATTTACTTTTAACTTAATAAAAGATTTTTCATAAAGTTATGACTTTGTTTGAACTAAAGTCtcctgaaaaatatataaataaaaagtgtttcaatttttataaaactgtatttttttttataaatagttgTTTTGGTTATAACTATAAAGTTTGAAAGTTAAAGGACcatcttgaaaataaaaaagtatgacTTTATCATAGAATAATGCTATTTTTGCCTATATATTTATGGAAAGGGATGGCAATCAAGGATCTGGACTGCGGGCCTAGCCCATAAAAGCTTGCTGCGGGGCGGGATTGGGCCTCCATTTGGTAAGCCCGCAAAATTGCGGGCCTCGCAGGACGGGTTCAAAGCGGGACGGGTTAAAAGCGGGACGGGTCAAAAGCGGGACGGATCGAAAGCGGGATGGGATTAACCCGCGGGATTTTGAAGACCCGCAACCCTAAGTCCCCATTTCTGCTTTCGCCTAAaacattgagagagagagagagagagagagagagagagagagagagagagagagagaatgattCTTGTGATTTTTCCCCCATAAAACATAAGGAGCTCCGGTGATGATGCATGATTCGAGCTCCGGTGATGATGATTCGAGCTCCGGCGATGATGATTCGAGCTCCGGCGATGACGATTCGAGCTCTGGtgttgttttgatttggttttctctttttattacacACAACTATGAATTGATTTATTACAATGTGATATTTCTTGTTTAAGttgattggttttgttttcagtatTGTGAagtgtttttcttaaattaaatttggttaCTGTGGTGTTGTTTAGGAGAAAATTTAGTTGTATAACAAGTCACTTGTATAATTTGGTAAAGTGATTCACGATTTTCTTTGcaatccaaataattaaaaagagagatGGTTTGACGAAGACATAAAACACTTGAGCCAacttattacaaaaataacaattcaatcagattcaaactcaacaaaagcTTATGCTGATAACAGAAAAAGGCTTTTAACTCAAGAATGCAAGCACAAACGGAGCTTTGTGGCATTGATTTTGATAAGTCTTTATTGAAGCTAAATGAGCTCTCTTCAACTCTCTTACACAACTCTTATACTTGAGCATTCATGAAAAAAACTGTAGTATGCGGTTTGATAAGGAGGCGTCCCGCGGGACAGCCCGCGAAGGTCTATATATTTTGCGGTACGGGTTTGGGCCGGCATTTTGAAGACCGCAGTCCGCGCGGGACAGGCCCGCTGTTACCCGCTCGACGACTAACCCGCTGCGGTACGGGACGGAACGGGATGGGTAAACCTGTTTGACATCTCTATTTATGGAGAAAATAACAAGGGAAAATTGCCGAAAATGACTCagaatttgattttgaataCAAAATTGTATCCAAATttaatcaaatgcaaaagtaacccaAAAGGATAGTGAAATTATATCAACCATATTAGAAGAAGCTGTGGTGCATGCCTTGGTGTCCCAGCAGACACCTACGCTCGTTTGAACCTCAAGTGCGCATCTGTTTATCTTTATGTGCCTCACTTATTGTAGAAAACGAGTAGATCGTCTGAACTCTATAAATACTGAGTCACTCCTAATAAAACTAATCACTAATCCATCTgaactaatttaattttatgttgtaACTGCTATTGTTGGTTCAGTTTAGTGAAGGCAAATATGCTCATCCTGTCACAATATCTTTGTCAATTCCAGGTGTGTGTCTGGAAAACGAACAGGAACTTCCCGGGTCGGATGGGACACAAAGAAGGGAAGATTTACTTGGAATTCTCCCTACAAGGCCGCAGTCTCGGCTCTACCATGTCACTGACCCAAGTGAATTCTTGCAGTAGTCTAATAATGGCTAAAACCTAAAAGAAATATAATGCTGCATCAAGAGAGAACATCGTTATATGATGTGCTTTGTGAACTTCATAGTTTCAACAAGCACTATGGTTAAATGTTTATGGTCGAGTTTGAAAGAATAGAGATAGTGAAAGAATTAAACGCTCATAATCTAATTTTGATTACAATTTCAAAATAAAGAATGCGATATTCTATTATGATTTGGAAATGCCGTACATTTGTCAGAATTGAAAGAATATTCCAATCCCATGTTTTGCAAAAGCCGGAAAACCGGACTGATATAAAACGATAGAATAAAAGCGATGTTAAGGAAAATATACGAATGTATAAAGCGAATACAAGAACGATAAGAAATCGTATTCGCGAAGAGACATGGAGTcgagatatgatctctttccttaactcaaaatattcgctCCGTTAGTGAGACGGAACTGTACGAATATAGAGTCCCAGGATAAAACCATGGCAGACGAATCACGGCTCACTCGTGATCGCCCTATCGAACtataaactctacgaaacactctcgcAATATAGACTTACGCAGAAGGATTTTTGTTGGATTTTGATCTCGAAAAAATTGAGAAATGAAGGAAGAGGAGAGACGATATTTAAAGAGACGGAGACGACCCACTTCCCGCAACAGCTGCTGCACGTGGGCGAGAAT belongs to Brassica rapa cultivar Chiifu-401-42 chromosome A07, CAAS_Brap_v3.01, whole genome shotgun sequence and includes:
- the LOC103829992 gene encoding GATA transcription factor 8 produces the protein MIGQSFFPEDLDCGNFFDNMDDILDFPGGDIDVGFDIGESDSFPNIWTTHHDTWHAASDPLFASNTNTNSDSSPELYVPFEDIVKVERPPSLVEKKEDSFSTNMDSSSSHSTFRSSSPVSVLESSSSSSQTTNTTSLVLPGKQGRPRTKRPRPHVQEKDGVKDIVDSCLIVRIPKQFVSDHSKMISKKKKKAKVTSSSSSSGIDFEVNGNNNVDSYSSEQNPVRKCMHCEITKTPQWRLGPMGPKTLCNACGVRYKSGRLFPEYRPAASPTFTPALHSNSHKKVAEMRSKRCKDGSYTTQENDMQDLIPNTLV